From Nitrospinota bacterium, a single genomic window includes:
- the mgtE gene encoding magnesium transporter: MRHKETKSSAATKALIKKFFQLYPDEAARNLNSLETREIMRLLKDEPIPIALNIFERLDADIGAELIDKMEDEFFRQLFSEIDPSYGAALLARLNKKRVENRLSILPKNIAKEFQELMKYPPETAGNLMDPRVASFRADRTMEEVLIRIRTMHDRRITDVCVVNEKGVLSAVIPLQEIAISEPNVQLGDLIKTRPISIQSMAPRDEIVQLLEEQKLASLPVVDINGRLIGIIRYDTLVTAAKQEASEDIQAMFGAGRDERALSKATFAIRKRLPWLEINLATAFLAAAVVGIFEETIAKITILAVFLPVVAGQSGNTGSQALAVTMRGLALREIRLRHWLKIVRKEFMVGFFNGLAIALTTSLVAYVWTGSIGLPIIIGTAMIISMIIAGLSGAVIPILLQTFGQDPAQSSSIILTTVTDVAGFFSFLGLATILSRIFII; the protein is encoded by the coding sequence ATGAGGCACAAGGAGACAAAATCATCAGCAGCAACAAAGGCCCTTATTAAAAAATTTTTCCAGCTCTACCCTGATGAAGCCGCAAGAAATCTCAATAGTCTTGAGACGAGAGAGATCATGCGCCTCTTAAAGGATGAACCCATACCTATAGCCTTGAATATCTTCGAACGATTAGATGCGGATATTGGTGCAGAGCTTATCGATAAGATGGAGGATGAGTTTTTTCGCCAGTTATTTTCTGAAATTGATCCTTCATACGGAGCCGCGCTTTTAGCTCGCCTAAACAAAAAGAGGGTCGAAAATCGTCTCTCCATTTTACCGAAAAACATTGCTAAAGAATTTCAGGAGCTGATGAAGTATCCTCCTGAGACAGCGGGAAATCTTATGGATCCTCGAGTCGCCTCTTTTCGAGCTGATAGAACCATGGAAGAAGTCCTAATAAGGATTCGTACTATGCATGACCGGCGTATTACAGATGTCTGCGTCGTGAATGAGAAGGGAGTTCTTTCAGCAGTAATCCCTCTTCAGGAAATAGCCATCTCTGAACCGAATGTTCAGCTGGGTGATCTCATCAAAACCAGGCCGATCAGCATTCAGTCAATGGCTCCAAGAGATGAGATCGTCCAACTCTTAGAAGAACAAAAACTTGCCAGCCTGCCCGTGGTTGACATAAACGGAAGGCTTATCGGTATTATTCGTTACGATACGCTGGTTACTGCAGCAAAACAGGAGGCGAGCGAGGATATTCAGGCAATGTTCGGTGCAGGAAGAGACGAACGGGCCCTTTCTAAGGCAACCTTTGCCATTCGAAAGCGCCTCCCTTGGCTTGAAATCAATCTTGCAACAGCCTTTCTGGCAGCGGCTGTTGTTGGAATCTTTGAAGAAACTATTGCAAAAATTACTATCTTGGCTGTATTCCTTCCGGTTGTTGCCGGTCAGTCTGGGAATACCGGCTCTCAGGCGTTAGCGGTGACCATGCGGGGACTGGCGCTTCGAGAGATTCGCCTCAGGCACTGGCTTAAAATCGTAAGAAAAGAGTTTATGGTCGGCTTTTTCAACGGATTGGCAATAGCACTCACTACATCACTAGTTGCCTATGTTTGGACAGGCTCAATCGGCTTGCCGATTATCATTGGAACTGCCATGATTATTTCTATGATCATTGCTGGTCTGTCCGGTGCTGTTATCCCTATTCTTCTCCAAACATTTGGTCAGGACCCAGCTCAGTCTTCTTCTATTATTCTAACCACTGTTACTGACGTTGCTGGTTTCTTTAGCTTCCTGGGACTGGCCACAATACTTTCTAGAATTTTTATCATTTAA
- a CDS encoding inactive transglutaminase family protein: MNNRHLYFLVLGLALIGLILFLFKLFVMGFPLTPYTHVDVWNVEARLVFDAEDRPVKVDLFIPTTTHRFIVSDENFISRGYGLTTKTEDGNRQAVWSIRKAKGRQALYYRAVVRQISVKEPHLAPSKEPEIKAPDLEGPYLDAARSLFSQIHAQSADLETLVAVLIQRLNAKEPDQNAALLLGKNPSLMKKLQTAVSVLTLNKIPARIAHGILLEELQRQATQIHWLQVYRDDSWKSYHPLTGEKKIPEHFLLWWHGEEPLVKLRGGKNLRTTFSVSLNQEEAVRASLERARFLSPSIMEFSLFSLPIQTQNVYSVLLLLPLGAFLIVVLRNVVGIQTFGTFMPILIALAFRETQLLWGIFLFCMIIALGLATRFYLENLKLLLVPRLASVLIVVIILMAILSIITHKLGLIRGLSVALFPMVILTMTIERMCIVWEERGAAAAITQGIGSLTVASLAYLVMTNQYLGHLVFVFPELLLIVLAGILLLGRYSGYRLLELYRFKVFAKEKK, from the coding sequence GTGAATAATCGCCACCTCTATTTTTTAGTTCTCGGCCTGGCTCTTATCGGTCTTATACTCTTTCTCTTCAAGCTCTTTGTCATGGGCTTTCCCCTGACACCCTATACCCATGTTGACGTATGGAATGTAGAAGCCCGTCTCGTCTTTGATGCCGAGGACAGGCCTGTGAAGGTTGATCTCTTTATCCCCACAACCACTCACCGCTTTATCGTTTCAGATGAAAACTTCATATCAAGGGGATACGGTCTCACAACCAAAACGGAAGACGGCAACCGTCAGGCGGTCTGGTCCATCCGCAAAGCCAAGGGGAGACAGGCTCTGTACTACCGAGCTGTGGTGCGTCAAATCAGCGTCAAAGAGCCGCATCTAGCACCGTCAAAAGAACCAGAGATAAAAGCCCCTGACCTTGAGGGCCCCTATCTTGATGCTGCCAGATCACTCTTTTCTCAGATTCATGCCCAGTCAGCTGATCTGGAAACTCTGGTAGCCGTACTTATACAGAGGCTCAATGCAAAGGAGCCGGACCAAAACGCTGCTCTTCTTTTGGGTAAGAATCCGAGCCTGATGAAGAAACTTCAGACAGCAGTAAGCGTTTTAACGCTGAACAAAATACCCGCACGTATTGCTCACGGTATACTCCTAGAGGAGCTGCAACGGCAGGCTACTCAAATACACTGGCTGCAGGTATACAGAGATGACAGCTGGAAGAGCTATCATCCCCTTACTGGTGAGAAAAAGATCCCCGAACACTTTCTTCTCTGGTGGCACGGGGAAGAGCCGCTGGTTAAGTTAAGAGGCGGAAAAAATCTCCGTACAACTTTTTCTGTCAGCCTCAACCAAGAAGAGGCTGTAAGGGCCTCACTTGAACGGGCAAGGTTTCTCAGTCCCTCTATCATGGAGTTTTCCCTCTTCAGCCTACCCATTCAGACCCAGAATGTCTACAGCGTCCTTCTGCTTTTGCCTTTGGGAGCCTTTCTGATTGTGGTTCTGCGTAACGTTGTTGGCATCCAAACCTTCGGTACCTTTATGCCGATTCTCATTGCGCTTGCCTTCAGAGAGACACAGCTTCTGTGGGGCATTTTTCTCTTTTGTATGATCATTGCCTTAGGTCTTGCCACGCGTTTTTATCTCGAAAATCTCAAGCTCCTTCTGGTACCCCGCCTTGCCTCAGTGCTTATTGTGGTTATTATACTCATGGCCATTCTCAGTATCATCACCCATAAGCTCGGCCTGATACGGGGGCTTTCTGTAGCCCTCTTTCCCATGGTCATCCTGACCATGACCATCGAGAGGATGTGTATTGTCTGGGAAGAGAGGGGTGCCGCTGCGGCTATCACTCAGGGTATAGGGAGCCTCACCGTTGCATCACTTGCTTATCTTGTTATGACCAACCAATATCTCGGACACCTCGTGTTCGTGTTCCCCGAACTCTTACTGATCGTGCTTGCAGGGATTCTGCTTCTCGGGCGATACTCCGGATACAGGCTCCTTGAACTCTACCGCTTCAAGGTGTTTGCGAAGGAGAAAAAATGA
- a CDS encoding ArsA family ATPase, which translates to MKKIIMFTGKGGVGKTTTSVATAFYLSQGKKVVLVSTDPAGSLSNIFNVEFHREVINVDKNLDVIELTRDVILKLWRESFGDEVYAVISSIFPLDKDILDYIEGAPALDEEFMLYYVLETQKSDKYDYIVWDTAPTAGTLNLLKAQHMFYSHLGEAQKLYLTLKGVFSKITRKPGKDPLKLISKWRELTNDVLKMLAQDTSAWLVSNPERLAVEQALSIGQSIGEYGIELNGYILNRVFPEEVCNENDFLKKKRELQLRWQKSLIERANAPVKIIPEMVGDITDKDKLLQVAYMLYES; encoded by the coding sequence ATGAAAAAAATTATCATGTTCACTGGCAAAGGAGGGGTTGGGAAAACAACAACCTCTGTAGCTACTGCTTTTTACCTCTCTCAAGGGAAAAAGGTTGTCTTGGTATCCACAGACCCTGCCGGCTCTCTATCCAATATCTTTAACGTGGAATTCCATCGTGAGGTGATCAATGTGGATAAGAATCTGGATGTCATCGAGCTGACACGGGATGTCATTCTAAAACTCTGGAGGGAGAGTTTCGGAGACGAGGTCTATGCCGTGATTTCCTCCATCTTCCCCCTGGATAAGGATATCCTCGACTATATCGAGGGGGCGCCAGCCCTGGATGAGGAATTCATGCTCTACTATGTGCTGGAGACACAAAAATCGGATAAATACGACTACATTGTCTGGGACACGGCCCCCACGGCTGGGACTTTGAACCTCCTTAAAGCCCAGCATATGTTCTACTCGCATCTGGGAGAAGCACAAAAGCTCTATTTGACCCTGAAGGGTGTTTTTTCAAAGATAACGCGAAAACCTGGCAAGGATCCGCTTAAGCTTATATCCAAATGGAGGGAGCTCACGAATGACGTCCTGAAGATGCTCGCCCAAGACACCTCTGCCTGGCTTGTTTCGAATCCTGAGCGATTGGCTGTGGAGCAGGCTTTATCTATCGGACAATCCATCGGTGAATACGGAATCGAGCTTAACGGCTACATTCTCAACCGCGTATTTCCTGAAGAGGTATGTAATGAAAACGATTTTTTAAAGAAGAAAAGGGAACTTCAACTGCGCTGGCAAAAGAGCCTTATAGAGCGAGCCAATGCCCCTGTAAAGATTATTCCAGAGATGGTCGGGGATATCACTGATAAAGATAAACTCCTTCAAGTAGCCTATATGCTTTACGAGAGTTAA
- a CDS encoding glycogen/starch synthase — protein sequence MNSDPKQPKEPKIDCVVHISREYGSLAGAGGIKDVTEGLCKAAAAMGIDTHIFLPYYRVIDKKNLHLKKSQEFDVEMNYSAEKRTESVTIYSSLIKPKLTVHLIKAQRYQYLAEGKSLIKRQGIYQYTKEEAKALGRPELEGRGYIDFFAMNVLLVKATLHGLGKMQIRPDIVHCHDGHTALLPLIAQASEEIFVPYLCYVPSVITIHNAGRGYHQEVSDLEFAAAICGVSRDVIKGSLLNGFFDPLLAGGLFGSAINTVSENYARELQQTGQDSISGWLGHKLAGYGIKLLGVTNGIDPETSNPENSEQLGLAAGFSILKGNLAGKEVCKKSTLQELERREVPENIVLKGAINYQKDIPLLTFIGRLGQQKGFDILADAVELLFNEDEHVQILGLGDGDPSIIDRFCKLEKKFKKRVCMAKGYSHLLANKIYAAGDFFVIPSRFEPCGLTDFFAQLMGNVPIVHRVGGLVKTLDGRFGFSYLGGAEELLQTLRRALKVYREPDKKTLSEIQINAVENIYENFTWEKVLEKKYLPIYRDVITRSDPSLPY from the coding sequence ATGAATAGCGACCCCAAACAACCCAAAGAGCCGAAGATTGATTGCGTTGTACATATTTCTCGAGAGTATGGTAGTTTAGCGGGTGCGGGAGGCATAAAAGATGTTACAGAGGGTCTTTGCAAAGCTGCCGCAGCAATGGGGATCGACACCCATATTTTTCTTCCTTATTATCGTGTTATCGATAAAAAGAATCTTCATCTTAAGAAAAGCCAGGAATTCGATGTGGAAATGAATTACTCTGCTGAGAAGCGGACTGAATCCGTTACGATTTACAGCAGTCTGATAAAGCCCAAACTGACAGTTCATTTAATAAAGGCTCAACGCTATCAATATCTTGCTGAGGGCAAGAGCTTGATAAAGCGTCAGGGCATCTATCAGTATACGAAAGAAGAAGCAAAGGCACTTGGACGACCGGAACTAGAAGGGAGAGGCTACATTGACTTTTTTGCAATGAATGTTTTGTTGGTAAAGGCCACCCTGCATGGGCTTGGGAAAATGCAGATAAGACCTGACATTGTCCACTGCCACGACGGCCATACCGCTCTCTTACCGCTTATAGCACAAGCCTCAGAAGAAATTTTTGTTCCCTATCTTTGCTATGTACCTTCTGTGATAACTATCCATAATGCAGGAAGGGGATATCATCAAGAGGTTAGCGATCTTGAATTTGCGGCTGCCATATGTGGTGTTTCAAGAGATGTGATCAAAGGCAGCTTGCTCAATGGTTTTTTTGACCCCCTTCTTGCGGGGGGCCTTTTTGGAAGTGCGATCAACACAGTGAGTGAAAACTATGCCCGAGAGTTACAGCAGACCGGTCAAGATTCGATTTCTGGTTGGTTAGGACATAAACTTGCTGGTTACGGTATTAAACTCTTGGGGGTTACGAACGGTATTGATCCGGAAACATCCAATCCTGAAAATTCTGAGCAACTCGGACTTGCTGCAGGCTTTTCAATATTAAAAGGAAATTTAGCGGGAAAAGAAGTATGTAAAAAATCAACCCTTCAAGAGCTTGAGAGGCGTGAAGTACCAGAAAATATCGTTCTTAAAGGGGCGATCAATTATCAAAAAGATATTCCGCTTTTGACATTCATCGGGCGACTGGGTCAGCAGAAAGGATTTGATATTCTGGCTGATGCAGTCGAATTGTTGTTTAACGAAGATGAGCATGTCCAAATCCTAGGCCTTGGAGATGGAGATCCTTCCATTATCGATCGTTTTTGTAAACTGGAAAAGAAGTTTAAAAAAAGAGTATGTATGGCTAAAGGCTACAGTCATCTACTTGCCAATAAGATCTATGCAGCAGGAGATTTTTTTGTCATCCCTTCGCGCTTTGAACCGTGCGGGTTAACTGACTTCTTTGCCCAGCTTATGGGAAATGTACCAATCGTACACAGAGTTGGCGGTCTCGTCAAAACCTTGGATGGCCGATTCGGTTTTTCTTACCTGGGAGGAGCGGAGGAGTTGCTTCAGACCTTAAGGCGTGCACTTAAAGTCTACCGTGAGCCAGATAAAAAAACTCTGAGCGAAATCCAGATAAATGCTGTTGAAAATATCTATGAAAATTTTACCTGGGAGAAGGTTCTCGAAAAAAAGTATCTCCCCATCTATCGTGATGTAATTACTCGTTCAGACCCCTCACTACCATATTGA
- the rfaD gene encoding ADP-glyceromanno-heptose 6-epimerase yields MFIVTGGAGFIGSAFVWKLNSEGIDNILIVDELDKSEKWKNLTNRRFVDYIHKDEFLKMLSRDSLPFTISKVIHMGACTSTTEQDADYLKQNNYYYTQTLAKWSLKKNIRFLYASSAATYGDGSEGFSDDDKTTLVLQPLNMYGYSKHLFDLWVLRNNLSQKMLGIKFFNVFGPNEYHKDDMTSVVFKAFCQIKKTGRVKLFKSYKPKYKDGEQVRDFIYVKDCVGAIWWFLKNREVNGIFNLGTGKARSWNDLAKAVFSAMGREPNIEYIEMPETIKPKYQYFTEAKMEKFYSSGCPVRFLSLEDGIKDYVINYLQQEDRYL; encoded by the coding sequence TTGTTTATTGTCACTGGAGGTGCTGGATTTATTGGGAGTGCTTTTGTCTGGAAGCTCAATTCTGAAGGCATTGATAATATTCTCATTGTGGATGAGCTTGACAAATCTGAGAAATGGAAAAATTTGACTAACAGGCGATTTGTCGATTATATCCACAAAGACGAATTTCTAAAAATGTTGAGCAGGGACAGCCTTCCCTTTACTATAAGTAAAGTTATCCACATGGGAGCCTGTACCTCGACAACAGAGCAGGATGCAGATTACTTAAAGCAAAATAACTACTATTACACTCAAACACTTGCAAAATGGTCTCTAAAAAAAAATATTCGTTTTCTTTATGCAAGTAGTGCTGCTACATATGGTGACGGTTCAGAGGGCTTTTCAGATGATGACAAAACAACGCTGGTTTTACAACCACTCAATATGTATGGATACTCAAAGCACCTCTTTGATCTCTGGGTATTGCGCAACAATCTCTCTCAAAAGATGCTGGGGATTAAATTTTTTAATGTTTTTGGACCGAATGAATATCATAAAGATGATATGACAAGTGTTGTCTTTAAAGCATTCTGCCAGATAAAAAAAACAGGAAGGGTTAAACTTTTCAAATCCTATAAGCCTAAGTACAAGGATGGAGAACAGGTACGCGACTTTATTTATGTAAAGGACTGTGTAGGGGCTATATGGTGGTTCTTGAAAAATCGAGAAGTAAATGGAATTTTTAATCTTGGGACAGGCAAGGCACGTTCATGGAATGACCTGGCAAAGGCTGTTTTCTCTGCGATGGGAAGAGAGCCTAACATTGAATACATAGAAATGCCGGAAACAATTAAGCCGAAATACCAATATTTTACTGAAGCAAAGATGGAAAAATTCTATTCATCAGGATGTCCTGTACGCTTCTTATCTCTTGAAGATGGCATTAAGGATTACGTCATTAATTATCTGCAACAAGAAGATCGATATCTTTGA
- a CDS encoding RimK/LysX family protein: MKRYFLHIGLISVFVFSALSNAESKDVVGWIEKVRICPGNVVVHAKLDTGADNCSLNAPHIEFFHRGNDTWVRFDLTNREGKTVTFERKMVRIAKIKRKGAKCQERPVILLGICIGSVYKEVEVNLVDRSPYKYQMLIGRKFLKGDLLIDSSVKYTVEPQCKEPRRISE, encoded by the coding sequence ATGAAAAGATATTTCTTACATATTGGTCTTATTTCTGTTTTTGTATTCTCTGCACTTTCAAATGCAGAATCTAAAGATGTGGTCGGCTGGATAGAGAAGGTTCGCATCTGTCCCGGCAATGTGGTTGTCCACGCCAAGCTCGACACAGGCGCTGACAACTGCTCCCTCAACGCCCCCCATATTGAATTTTTTCATCGCGGAAATGATACGTGGGTTCGCTTTGATCTTACAAACCGAGAAGGAAAAACCGTAACCTTTGAGCGAAAGATGGTAAGAATAGCCAAGATCAAACGCAAAGGGGCAAAGTGCCAGGAGCGTCCGGTTATTTTGCTTGGTATCTGTATAGGAAGCGTCTATAAGGAGGTAGAGGTGAACCTTGTGGACAGAAGCCCTTACAAGTACCAGATGCTTATCGGCCGGAAATTCCTCAAGGGAGATTTGCTTATTGATTCATCCGTCAAATATACGGTTGAACCGCAATGCAAAGAACCAAGGAGAATCAGTGAATAA
- a CDS encoding deoxyhypusine synthase family protein yields MKKNLFTKKVKTIEVKKSKSISKLLLEMSQTGFQGRRLAEAFNVLEEMIKDKNLTIFMGYAGSLSTTGQWKIINWLIKNHFIDILVPTGANISEDIVEAMGSNYWQGSNLVDDESIFKAGFNRYYDVYGEEKDYLKMTETITDFIQTLDEDYKYSSREFLYLFGLWLGKKGVKSIVTAAAENKIPIFCPAIIDSPYGDAALIAKSRGFNLTLDSVKDYIEFMRLGEKVKDTGVIYIGGGVPKDFIQLFAVTGDLLYHDKKIPDRKNGLTRQGTDETYYPHKYAVQITTDSPQWGGLSGCTFEEGLSWGKESPKGRFVQCYCDATIALPIITHALAEKIKIKRKGTDLSWLFKMKK; encoded by the coding sequence ATGAAAAAGAATCTTTTTACTAAAAAAGTGAAAACAATTGAAGTAAAAAAATCAAAATCAATTTCCAAGCTTCTCTTGGAAATGTCGCAGACAGGATTTCAAGGAAGAAGATTGGCTGAAGCCTTTAATGTTCTTGAAGAGATGATCAAAGATAAGAACTTAACCATATTCATGGGCTATGCTGGTTCTCTTTCCACTACTGGACAGTGGAAAATAATTAATTGGTTAATAAAAAACCACTTTATCGATATCTTGGTTCCGACCGGTGCAAATATTTCTGAGGATATTGTTGAAGCCATGGGCTCTAACTATTGGCAGGGGAGCAATTTAGTTGATGATGAATCGATTTTCAAAGCGGGCTTTAATAGATACTATGATGTTTATGGAGAAGAAAAAGACTATTTGAAAATGACAGAGACGATTACAGATTTTATTCAAACCCTTGATGAAGACTATAAATATTCTTCAAGGGAATTCCTGTATCTTTTTGGTCTCTGGTTGGGGAAAAAGGGGGTTAAAAGCATCGTTACGGCTGCAGCTGAAAATAAAATTCCAATTTTTTGTCCTGCCATCATAGATAGCCCTTATGGTGATGCTGCTCTTATTGCAAAAAGTAGGGGTTTCAATCTAACCCTCGATTCAGTAAAGGATTATATTGAATTTATGCGCTTGGGAGAAAAAGTCAAAGATACAGGTGTCATTTATATAGGTGGTGGAGTCCCAAAAGATTTCATTCAGCTTTTTGCAGTCACAGGTGACCTCCTCTATCATGATAAAAAAATTCCTGACAGAAAAAATGGCCTAACCCGCCAAGGAACAGATGAAACCTATTATCCCCACAAATATGCTGTCCAAATTACAACAGATTCTCCTCAATGGGGTGGATTATCGGGATGCACCTTTGAAGAAGGACTTTCCTGGGGAAAGGAATCACCAAAAGGAAGATTTGTTCAATGTTATTGTGATGCAACAATTGCCCTGCCTATCATTACACATGCCCTAGCAGAAAAAATAAAGATTAAAAGAAAAGGAACAGACTTGTCTTGGTTATTCAAGATGAAAAAATAA
- a CDS encoding alpha-L-glutamate ligase-like protein: protein MIFQLKRKLAEKGLMGMNRRNAEYILKYNPRRLFPLVDDKLETKRLAEKAGIAVPSLYGVVEIERHIRDLPKLLKPHSDFVVKPAHGSGGDGILVITGRAKANYRRASGLLMTEDEIKRHVSNILSGMYSLAGYPDKAMIEQRVQFDPIFEPISYQGVPDIRIIVFLGVPVMAMSRLPTRMSEGKANLHLGAIGVGIDISSGTTLTAAWRNEIVSEHPDTGNAVTGVKIPNWEALLFLAARSYELAGLGYQGVDIVLDKNRGPLVLELNARPGLNIQIANNDGLLRRLRIVEDYGKDLESIQKRIGFAREHFGDSEKISQGGVQ from the coding sequence ATGATTTTCCAGCTAAAAAGAAAGCTTGCGGAAAAGGGGCTGATGGGGATGAACCGGCGCAATGCCGAATACATCTTAAAATATAACCCAAGGCGTCTCTTTCCCCTTGTGGACGACAAGCTTGAAACCAAAAGGCTTGCTGAAAAGGCCGGCATTGCCGTGCCGAGCCTTTACGGCGTTGTTGAGATAGAGCGGCATATTCGCGACCTGCCTAAGCTTCTGAAGCCTCATTCTGATTTTGTGGTCAAACCGGCTCACGGAAGCGGCGGGGACGGCATCCTCGTCATCACAGGCAGAGCAAAGGCAAACTATAGAAGGGCGAGTGGTCTTCTGATGACTGAGGACGAAATTAAACGCCATGTCTCTAATATCTTAAGCGGAATGTACAGCCTTGCCGGTTATCCGGACAAGGCCATGATCGAACAGCGTGTCCAGTTTGATCCCATATTCGAACCGATCAGCTATCAGGGGGTACCCGATATCCGCATCATCGTGTTTCTTGGTGTACCGGTCATGGCGATGTCCCGCCTTCCGACCCGTATGTCTGAAGGAAAGGCTAACCTGCATCTCGGCGCCATAGGCGTTGGGATTGATATCTCTAGCGGCACCACGCTTACAGCGGCATGGCGAAACGAAATCGTAAGCGAACACCCGGATACGGGGAATGCGGTAACAGGTGTGAAAATCCCTAACTGGGAGGCTCTTCTTTTTCTTGCTGCGAGGAGTTATGAGCTTGCCGGTCTGGGGTATCAGGGGGTGGATATCGTTCTTGATAAAAACAGAGGGCCATTGGTTTTAGAACTCAATGCCCGTCCCGGGCTTAATATCCAGATCGCTAACAATGACGGTTTGCTTCGCCGATTGAGAATCGTTGAGGATTACGGCAAGGATTTAGAAAGCATTCAAAAGCGCATTGGTTTTGCTCGAGAGCATTTCGGCGATTCAGAAAAGATAAGTCAAGGAGGAGTGCAATGA
- a CDS encoding CBS domain-containing protein translates to MNHDLLLSFEFIKNHPTDAAHVLEQLKPEETASFLKQASPSSAVGVIRLMDSILASRCLEVMDSNYSGAIIAELPFEISSLFLRRMEEQHKKSILETLPLDVSGQLRLILRYHEGTAGALMDPKVFIVPEDVTVKEGIKRFRKHPRHLIYYIYVVNRDYALVGQINIRDLLLSDPNALISSVMQRTIKNLSPHLSSQAILAHTGWQEFHVLPVVDEKGIFLGAIGYRTIRRLIRDVEERRQASPENTAGKAMGELYWLGLSGLINWVASAVNPEKEEK, encoded by the coding sequence ATGAATCATGACCTTTTGCTCTCATTCGAATTCATAAAAAATCATCCAACAGATGCAGCTCATGTACTTGAGCAACTAAAACCAGAGGAGACAGCATCATTCTTAAAACAAGCCTCGCCTTCCTCAGCCGTCGGTGTTATCAGGCTGATGGATTCAATCCTAGCATCAAGATGCTTGGAAGTAATGGACTCAAATTATTCAGGAGCAATTATCGCAGAGCTTCCCTTTGAGATTTCCTCCCTGTTTTTACGAAGAATGGAGGAACAGCATAAAAAATCTATTCTAGAAACCTTGCCTTTAGATGTTTCAGGGCAACTCAGGCTTATCTTGCGCTATCACGAAGGAACTGCCGGTGCTTTAATGGATCCAAAGGTCTTCATCGTACCAGAAGATGTGACTGTAAAAGAGGGTATAAAGCGATTCCGAAAACATCCCAGACATCTGATTTACTATATCTATGTTGTGAATCGAGACTACGCTCTTGTGGGTCAGATAAACATTCGTGATCTTTTGCTCTCCGATCCTAACGCTTTGATCTCTTCCGTTATGCAGAGAACCATCAAAAATTTATCACCCCATCTAAGCTCTCAGGCCATTCTGGCTCATACCGGCTGGCAGGAATTCCATGTTCTTCCTGTGGTCGATGAAAAAGGTATCTTTCTTGGAGCCATTGGCTATCGAACCATTCGCCGTTTGATAAGAGATGTAGAGGAGCGACGTCAAGCTTCTCCAGAAAATACAGCAGGCAAGGCCATGGGCGAACTCTATTGGCTCGGCCTTTCCGGACTTATCAACTGGGTTGCCTCTGCGGTCAATCCTGAAAAGGAAGAAAAATAG
- a CDS encoding mechanosensitive ion channel domain-containing protein produces the protein MNFNQMITELGKVAFQFKKSAIEFLPNFLGAVVIFLIGFLIAKLLRALVYRFLKNIGRLIPYEKVQSRLQPTKLEPSASIISNILYWFIIFFFITVATEAMGLPVVTMWLSGIASYLPKILAAVLIGIFGIIGGVILRDIIISAAASAGITYGNVLGKFAQYAILLTTILIAIDQIGIDISFLMSIIMILVAAVLFGAALSFGLGARTSVSNILASYYLQKTYKIGHRVKIGDMEGEIIQITPTAVILETPYGQVCVPAKQFNEMISVMLTKDQSYES, from the coding sequence ATGAATTTCAATCAAATGATCACTGAGCTTGGCAAAGTGGCCTTTCAGTTTAAAAAAAGCGCCATCGAATTTCTCCCCAATTTTTTGGGCGCGGTGGTTATCTTTCTTATCGGTTTTTTGATAGCGAAGCTGCTTCGAGCTCTTGTATACCGCTTTTTAAAGAACATAGGTCGTCTCATCCCTTATGAAAAGGTCCAAAGCAGGCTTCAACCGACAAAGCTGGAGCCGTCGGCCTCGATAATCAGCAATATCCTTTATTGGTTTATTATATTTTTCTTTATAACCGTAGCCACTGAAGCCATGGGCCTGCCTGTGGTAACAATGTGGCTCAGCGGTATTGCCAGCTATCTTCCTAAAATCCTGGCAGCTGTTCTCATAGGAATTTTTGGTATCATTGGCGGAGTGATTCTTCGTGATATTATTATCTCAGCAGCTGCCTCGGCAGGAATCACATACGGAAATGTTTTAGGAAAATTTGCTCAATACGCCATTCTGCTCACAACAATTCTCATAGCCATAGACCAGATCGGTATTGATATCTCATTTCTTATGAGCATCATCATGATTCTTGTCGCAGCTGTGCTCTTTGGAGCCGCGCTCTCCTTTGGCCTCGGTGCCAGAACCTCTGTCAGCAATATTCTTGCCTCATATTACTTACAGAAAACATACAAGATAGGCCATAGAGTAAAAATCGGCGATATGGAAGGCGAGATTATCCAGATTACCCCTACTGCCGTTATTCTCGAAACCCCCTATGGCCAGGTCTGTGTACCGGCCAAACAGTTCAATGAAATGATTTCTGTTATGCTCACAAAGGATCAATCATATGAATCATGA